The DNA sequence CTTTATATTTCGTATAATAATGGGTAATCTCCGTTATCTTTCTGCAGATCTCCACCTTAAAGGAGGTCTCTTCCTCATATTCCCTGAGCACGGCTTCTTCGGGAAGTTCTCCATCTTTCAATCTGCCGCCGGGAAACTCCCAGAGTCCGCCCCAGATATCATCATCAAGTCTCTGCTGGATGAAAATATGCCCATTCTTGACCAGCAATGCCGTCGCCATCTCTATGCGGATAAGCTTTTGGGGCTTCTTTTTAAGCGGCCGGTCTTCGACAAAATCACCGAGATAGGCATGGCACTGTCCAGCAACGGGACAATTGCCGCAGTCCGGATTTTTTGGAGTACAGACTATGCCGCCCAATTCCATGACAGCCTGATTGAAGTTCCGAGCATCCCCCGGCGGCAGCAGATCACGGGCCAGAGCTGTTATCTGCTCATGAACACCTCTGCTTTTCAGGGGGCTGTCTATATCGAAAATCCGGGCGAAAACCCGTTCGACATTGGCATCGACCACAACCACATCCTGATTAAAGGCAATACTGGCAATGGCAGAGGCGGTATAAGGCCCGATTCCCGGAAGATTCAAAAGCTCCCGATATTCATGCGGGATGCTGCCGTTATAGTGCAAGACCATAAGCTTGGCAGCCTTATGAAGATTGCGCGCTCTGGCGTAATACCCAAGACCCTCCCAATATTTGAGGATCTCATAGGAGGTGGCACTGGCGACAGAGACGACATCGGGAAACCGCTTCAGCCAGCGCTCGAAATAGACAACACCTCTCTCCATCTGCGTCTGCTGCAACATAATTTCCGATAACCACACCTGGTAAGGATCGTAATTTTTGCGCCAGGGCAGCTTGCGGCCATTGTTGCGAAACCAGCGCAATAGTGCACTTTGAAAGGATTGTACGTGTATATTCATTCTCTGCCGCACCACATGTACTACTAAAGATGACTAGGCCTTAGTCTTTCGGGCTTTCGTGAAGTCGGTTATATCCATACGGGTACTTATCGCAATGTCATCCAAAAACAAGGGCCTGCCTGAGACATAATCCCCCCCCAAGCAGACCCTTACAGTCACACTACGTGTCTAAACTACATCTTTTTGAACAGTTCAAGTGCTCTCTCATGGGTCATGGTGTTGCGCCAGTCAGGGCCGAAACAATTTTCCCAGAGCGGAGTAAGGCCGAGCGCCACC is a window from the Desulfopila inferna genome containing:
- the mutY gene encoding A/G-specific adenine glycosylase, whose translation is MNIHVQSFQSALLRWFRNNGRKLPWRKNYDPYQVWLSEIMLQQTQMERGVVYFERWLKRFPDVVSVASATSYEILKYWEGLGYYARARNLHKAAKLMVLHYNGSIPHEYRELLNLPGIGPYTASAIASIAFNQDVVVVDANVERVFARIFDIDSPLKSRGVHEQITALARDLLPPGDARNFNQAVMELGGIVCTPKNPDCGNCPVAGQCHAYLGDFVEDRPLKKKPQKLIRIEMATALLVKNGHIFIQQRLDDDIWGGLWEFPGGRLKDGELPEEAVLREYEEETSFKVEICRKITEITHYYTKYKVILHCYLCRLPGESLLPNLQAAQKYHWVTSDHLGNYGFPAGHRKFIEYMRIVSPDLLAREC